In the genome of Dermacentor silvarum isolate Dsil-2018 chromosome 1, BIME_Dsil_1.4, whole genome shotgun sequence, one region contains:
- the LOC119432796 gene encoding NEDD8, whose product MLIKVKTLTGKEIEIDIEPNDKVERIKERVEEKEGIPPAQQRLIYSGKQMNDDKTATDYKVMGGSVLHLVLALRGGQWKPCRQ is encoded by the exons ATGCTTATCAAAGTTAAG ACGCTCACCGGCAAGGAG ATAGAAATTGACATTGAACCCAACGATAAG GTTGAGCGGATCAAGGAGAGGGTTGAAGAGAAGGAAGGCATCCCACCGGCGCAGCAACGGCTGATTTACAGCGGCAAACAGAT GAATGACGACAAGACAGCGACAGACTACAAGGTCATGGGCGGCTCTGTACTGCACCTGGTGCTAGCTCTGCGTGGTGGGCAATGGAAGCCCTGTCGACAGTAG